A region of the Mangifera indica cultivar Alphonso chromosome 10, CATAS_Mindica_2.1, whole genome shotgun sequence genome:
GAATATGCAAAAGACTTTGTTTGCttgcttccatttttctttcacGTGAAGATCTTGCTTGCTTCCATATATGTGCATGCTTTTGCAAATACTTTTTACAAAAGTATTTGTTTGCTTTCCCGTGAAAGTATTTGTTTACTTGTTTCCATATAGCataaaagtattaaatatatatagcataaatcattatattgtttttccgtgcacaaaaaaaaaattcaataaacagCTTTATAAATCATGGACAGTGTCGACGTAATGGCAGGATGACAGGTGAAGTTTCGTTATAAAAACAGAAGCATAATTGTATCATACCAAATTTAATTcggtttaaattcaattaagtaattcaatataaatttcgatctgattttaatcaaattaatttaaaattgaaatctgTTTGTGGGTTGGTGGCAACAGGTTGGCCGCAACGCCAAGCCTTggcaattttgtaaattattaggCCCCAAATGCAATACAATGCAGCCAAGCTTCATACAcacatatttataacacattaaactatcatatcatcaattcatgtacaaatattgatcaaggcaaaacaataaaaaatggaaaaaaaaagggttgtggcaattctataaatttttatgcAACTCTCTAccaagacaaggaaaacaatataCACACTAAAATGATACTAAATTGGAACACAAATATAACTAAAGTATAAAAgataaatccaccaaccttggaACTTCACTACCACTCTCTAAACACAAGAGAACAGGATAAAGGAATTGAGtggaaggaaagaaaatagacaaaaaaaattcatagGGTATGGGTGGGTTGCCGTTAACGTCATCCTATTATTCCTCTGGTTTTTTTTCATacctgaatttttatattttataactatCAATACAACATAAAACAActttataataactttaaactataaaaacaacataaaatgataatattaaacaatttaaaaacatgaaatcataacaaaattatatttcatatgaacttataaatatgaatctaCTATACATTATTTGATCTTCAATTGTTCatcaagaaaacacataacgtatgagtttgaatcaagaCTGACTTAAATGTGGATGATTTTACTATGAAATATttgcaacaaatgttaattctctaaataaatttatcaattttcgTCTCTCACTCTCTTGTATCcaagttgaataatttataacGGTTTTCTcatgggttttattgttcaatcataggtattttctttattaacaaACTTATTTTTATGCTGCAGAGATTTTTTCCTTATTATAAGGTTGATGAAAAAGAGAGATatagtattctttttttttctacatGAATTATATCAACAAgagtattttagaaaaataaattattattgtgatatttttatttaagctttaaaatgaatgatgtatatgtatacagttaaaaaaaaaagataaaaatttcaatttcccttaattaaaaaggccaaagacaTATTTCCACCAGGGTGGgtctaaataaattaataatcattaacttttaataattcaaatatatattttttattaaatttaaaaataaaattattatttatagaatataaaaaaattaaaattttattatattttttctttttactttcaaaaattaacaatttttttttatatcatgattaaaaattataaattatacatcGCAGTTGCAGCTTAtgagaaggaaaaatataatgcCCCttgaaattaatgaaaatttgaccACTGAATTGACTGTGATAGATGTGACCAATTATTTGAGGAAAGGATTAAAAAAGGTTCGTTAAATGTTATATCCCATGTCGGCACGAAAAACACGTGTCGGTGATTTTGATGCCACTTTCCTTTTAACCTTCTCAAAAAAAACGTGCAAGCTGAAAAAAAATCAGTATTTGTCAAAAAGAGTAATCCAACacgtattaattttaaatatataaatatatattattatttaattaaataattttaaaataaaaataaaataatatttaattacataataatatataattatttatatattcaatataaatatgtataattttattatttttaaaatataataataatataaaactaaataataaaacaacatatatatattttaaatatataattaattttgtaatgaaatatataccccaaatattatttatggagaattaaatcttaaatctaGTTTAACAATTGACAATTGTTTATCAGCAAAATATAACACGTAAGTATGCCCTTTTTATAATGTcactttcaaaaactcattcTGTAAGAGTAAATCCAAATAGATATACTCGACAGTCTATCTAATTTTATCACTTCACTCGGTCATTATCCAAATATTTAGGTCTccaatcattatttaattacttacgatatttttataaataatatatataaatgataacatattattatataaaaaataattttaaattaaaaataaaataatatttaataatatattatatatattatcaaaaaataaaaaaataaaatcaatatcgtaataattttaaattagatttaaaataatattatatataaataataatatattataatataattaaataattaataattacaaataatataacattcaaTTTTAACATGTTGTTATGACACATCACCTTCAAGTATCTATTGTTCAAACAAATGGTGAGAAAGTAGTATAAAAAGGGTGGTGAAGTAAGAGAGGTTTCATCATCTCTCTTAACGCTGGTTTACAAATCAAAGTTAAGAAAGCTAAAAGCTATTCTTCTTCATCTACAATGTCATCAGGTTTGTGGAGCCATGAATGTTCTGGCTAAATTGTGATATCCGCCGTTCTTTTGTCCTAAAGCAAAATActtcttattttttatgttatttattctGCAATTTATCATCACAAATGCATGAAGTCAACGCAAGTTGAATGTGGTAACAGAATCTTTTCTGAAAACAAAACATCATAAGGCTAAGAAATGTTTGCCAACTCCCTTTTGCTATGAATCGTCCCTTCATGAAGCTGAAGCGACGGTTGCTGTGGCTTTTCTTTTCTAAACTGTTCAATGTTTGCAGTGGCAATTCAATCTCTGAGCTTCTCTCAACGCTTGGTACCGTCCAGTTACCGGCTGTCTCCGATTTCGCTCCCCCGCATTTCTAGATTAAGCTTCCCCAGGTTTTCCGTTCCACGTGTTCCTAATATCAAATGCGTGTCTGTCTCGAGCAGCCCCTCCCTAGGTAACAAATCCACTGTTTGGAGTACGAAAAAAGAGAATTTCTGAAActgcttttttatttgttatctGTTTCACAAATCCAAAAGAGTTAATTGATACTGTGTTTGaacatgttttttaattaagaattcttTCTCTTCTAATATGTTGTGCTTCCTCgacatgcaatttttttttttatataacgAACTACGAAGAGGTACCTTTCGGATTCTGAGATGCTATTTGTGGTTGTTTGTTTTAACTCATGAAAAAACGAGATTTGCTGAAGCttccaaaaatgaaaatattgttcCATTATACCAATGCATATTTTCGGACCAGTTGACTCCAGTATTGGCATATCGTTGTCTCGTTAAAGAAGATAATAGAGAAGCCCCGAGTTTTCTTTATGAGTCGGTGGAGCCGGGCTCTCGGGGTTGTACTGTTGTAAGAGCCTGTTTACTTGGTGTAATATTCGTAGGCCGTTTGTTTTTACTGTACGTTTTGTTGATTTGAAGTTGAATTGTTTGTTTCAGGGAAGATACAGCGTGGTTGGAGCTCAGCCAACCATGGAAATTGTCGCCAAAGAGAATAAGGTTACGATAATGGACCATGTGGCCGGCAGTGTGGTTGAGGAGGTTGTTGAGGATCCGATGATGATTCCCAGAAGCATCTCTGAGAGGTGGAAGCCTCAACTTGTTGATGAACTTCCTGATGCTTTTTGCGGTAAGAGAATTCATTTGGTCTCTTACTTGTATTTTCACTGCCCTGTAACGCCATACTCATGATGCACTGGTTTTGTCTATTGTGAATAGGGGGTTGGGTCGGGTATTTCTCATATGATACGGTTCGCTATGTTGAGAACAAAAAGTTACCATTCTCAAATGCACCGGAGGATGACAGGAACCTTGCTGACATTCATCTAGGTCTCTATGAGGATGTGATTGTGTTTGATCACGTGGAGAAGGTACTCTTTTCAAGTCGTTTTCATTTTGCCTGGATAACCATTTGGTCGGTACTTGGACATGATTGAGGCACAGGGGCTGAGAGTGAATTGACCATATGATTTGGATTTATATACATAGAATTATGCCCCTTACATTGTTGGTATAAtgttatgttataaaataaatttataacatgaAGTAAATTTTCAATCTTCAAACAAGAAAGCTCTTAGAGTTAGAGTCAGGGCAagttaattcaaacttgaaaaccaatttgattcaaacaaattcGATTTAAGTGAATTTGTGTTCGAATTCAAGTTtgagagttaaaaatttttaactttaaacttgagtttgaaataTATTCGACCCGCTAAACttacaaatttagaaaaatttaatacaaattgattaaaatatcattatttagaTCAATACGTATTAAATTGAAatcattttagtatttttttcttaattacaatatttaacCAAACTCAAAGATTGATCTGATTTGAACTTAAACTCGATTTCTTTTAATTGAGCCCaactcaaataattttaaagaaaacttaacgGGCTCAACTCTCCttatattaaattgaactcaagtttaGATGAACTTGAGTTTACACAAAGTTGAGTTGTACGCGcaagtgtgtgtgtgtttatagtGAAAGGAAAAAGGTAACATTGAACTTGGTTGAAGTGGCATTAAGTGCGTTTATGCTTTCTTCACGTTGGCTTCCGTTAAAAGACTGCTAagaatatttgttaatttatgacAATTATGGTTACATTACAAAGTCCCTGCTTATGGGGGTAACTTAGCATTtgaattagatataattttccTCCTTTTCCTTTTCAGAAAGTCTACGTAATTCACTGGGTGAGGCTAGATCAGCACTCTTCTGTTGAGAAGGCATACTTGGATGGAATCGAACACTTGGAAAAATTAGTCAACAGGCTACAACACACTGACCCGTAAGTTACTTCTACACAATTTTGCACTTTCGCATAGTTCTATGAAGTTTGTTGATTCATTTGGTGGTATATACAATTGCTAGGCCAAGACTGTCCCCAGGTTGTGTAGATTTATGCACTCATCATTTTGGTCCTCAATTGAAAGAATCAAACATGACAAGTGAAGCATACAAGAAGACTGTTCTTCGGGCGAAAGAACACATCCAGGCCGGGGATATTTTCCAGATCGTACTAAGTCAGCGATTTGAGCGCCGAACATACGCTGATCCGTTTGAAGTGTATAGAGCATTAAGAATCGTGAATCCAAGCCCATATATGACTTACTTACAAGTATATATGCATGCTTGTCTCTGAGACTTTTACAGATTTTGTTGTTTGCTGCATTTTCTCatattcattttatgttttccaGGCTAGAGGGTGTATTCTGGTAGGTTCAAGTCCGGAAATTCTAACACGAGTAAAGAAGGTAAAGATTTTACCGTTTTCAGTTTCATATTTTCAAAGCATTTATCAGCAACAATTCTTATTTCTACATATTTATAACAGAACAACATTGTGAATCGACCATTGGCTGGGACAGTTCGAAGAGGGAAGAGCACTGTTGAAGATGAAAGGATGAAAATGTTGTTGCTAAGTGACGAAAAGCAATGTGCAGAACACGTTATGCTGGTTGATTTGGGTCGCAATGATGTTGGaaaggttatttttattttttcatgtcaTTATTAGGATCGAATTATCTTCACTCAAAAACTTCTCTTACTGAACCTTGAATATTAATGCAGGTTGCAAAATCTGGTTCCGTGAAGGTGGAAAAGCTTATGGACGTTGAACGTTATTCTCATGTCATGCACATAAGCTCCACAGTAAGAATCCAAGCTTCAAATCTTTATTGTACGAGTGATGAATTGAATTTGTTCATCCAATGTTTCTAAAGTCTCTCATAGTCCAAGAACTTACCTTGTATACGCTCATTAATGGCCCTTCCCATTATTCTTTATGCAGGTTACAGGTGAGTTGAAAGAAAATCTCGACTGCTGGGATGCCCTAAGAGCCGCACTGCCTGTTGGAACTGTTAGCGGAGCACCAAAGGTAAAGGCGATGGAGTTAATCGATGAGTTGGAGGTAAATAGGCGCGGTCCGTACAGTGGCGGGTTTGGAGGCGTTTCCTTTACAGGCGATATGGACATTGCATTGGCTCTAAGGACTATAGTATTCCAAACTGGAACCCCTTATGATACACTCCACTCGTATAAGGATGCCAACAAGCGCCGGGAATGGGTTGCATATCTTCAAGCTGGTGCCGGTGTTGTCGCTGACAGTGACCCTGACGATGAGCACCGCGAATGCCAGAACAAGGCCGCTGCGCTAGCCCGAGCCATCGACTTGGCCGAGTCTGCCTTCGTGAACAAATAAGGTCAATAATTTTGGGTCATTTGATGTTAAAAACTATATTCCGGATGGGAGACATGGGCCTTTTAGCCCATAGAATCTTCTAGAAGTTGTTTATAGGACCTCTTGGTGTTTAATCAACCGTCCATTTAACCGAGTATAAAGctattctctttctctctctctctctctgagaGAATCGTATGGCTTCGCTGGTTGATCGAGTCCTGCCTATGCTCTCTCAGTCCGTTACTATTTCATCGAAATCATCATCTCTCCAACTTCCGACGTCGTTTCGATTTCAGTCCTGAATGCTCCTTCCTTAGTCTCTTTCCCTGCTGTTTCTCTTCCGCCTCCATTGAGTAAATTCAACTGATCGAATTGCAAACATGCTCTCTCATCTATAATAACTGTTAGAATaaattgataatgaaatattaacagATTCATTGTTTTTACTTTGAACCAGTTTATTGCGGAAGAGGTGACAAGAAAACAGCCAAGGAAAGCGTTTTAGGCACTCCTTTGGAAATGCGAGGCCACGAAACAAGAGGAAAGGGAGGGGTCCACCGAGGCCTCCAATGCCTTCCTCTCCTTCAAAGAAAGACCGCTCCGACGATGATGACTGTTGACCATTTAGCTATGTTTATCAGAGATGttaatttcttttctaataTTTGTCCTCTTTTTGGTACTGCATAGACTCTATGTTGACATTTGTATTGTAAGATTAGACTATGGTTTATTAATCCTAATTGCATATCTTTTCTTTGTATGCTTTTTTTCAATCGGAAGGCcaagttaaataattatatagatTAAGATACTGCAATCAATAATATCAAATTGCACCCTAAAGGACTTTTATTTGAACACgtaaaaacttttatttggactcatgcaaaaaaattatgatatattttcttaaaacaTGAACTAATAATGCTCAAGCTACTTAATAAACTCGTCTTACACTTACATACATGTTAATGGCTTATGTCCAATTTCGTACACTATTTTGGCATGTTTTCGATACTATTACGTATCCAAACATctctttaaaatttgtaaaatatcttttaaaaatttgtattctcTATCATGGAACAATCATTCATACACTTTGCTTAGAAATGATCTTCCATGTAGTCCTGACCACGGTTCATGAATCGGTGGTTTCTGTTTGAAACCGTTAATTTACGGTTCGAAAAAATAAGGACCTTGAACTAAAATCGTAATAGAAAGGTTTGTAACCGGTTCTAAACTGACGATTTTGGTTCATAACCCCGATTCAAAACCGACGGTTCTGGTTTGTAACCTCAGTTCGAAACTgacattgaaccgtcaattttaatacatgatcttgatttaatttttaaattattaattacaataattgaaaattaaaagaaaaacttggacttaattttttaattaagcttCTTACGTatctttttagggtttagaataaTCAAAGTCTAcatagttctcttacctttacATATCCAATAGGCGGCAATACtctcttaccttatcattcaacTCCGCTATCTTGATTATTATTTTCcctgcaaaaaaattatttattttaattaattattatcaaattattttggtTCAAGGGGCttgaattgaatatatttttagtataccCTTCCCAAATCATAGCACATTATGAACATGTTATGATTTTTCACTATTGCATCATGAATGCTAGCATAGTTATCACTTTTATACAATCCATgatatttatcatatgattaatattaaaaataatatatatcttaaaatataccaaaaattgatataatataatatgtatatcatataatacaatatgtattgttctatattagaaaaattaacgATATAGACCGATAtactttttttaactaaattacgCATGTAATTACAGTGGATACAAATCAAAAAAAGCTTGAACACTTTTTGACTTAACtttgattcaaatataacatgatttaattcaatttgagtcaaatcgtttcaatttattatttgaatttatggttaaaattcataactcattgacaaaacgatattattttactaaataatagGTAAAATTGTCAATTTGAACAGAACTTGAGCCAAATCGAACCAAGCATCCCCTAGCTTGAGTtcaatttggttaaaaaaaggaacaaaatcttctgattcaaattcaactcaaatttaattaaataaatttaaattaaatcaaaccaaatcgagTTGATCTAATTCAGATGTAACTCAAAGCTAAGTCATCCAACCGAatctattttcctttattaatgaagaatgatttttttaattgtaacgAGGTGTTTAATACATAactaaatatttctattttatcttttattgcaTTACTTATTttgcataataaaatttaatcataatttttagtttatattcttttttgactaagataataacaaattaataaaatgctcattatatcaaaaattcTGCAAAATGCAGGGGACGGTCCCCtgcaaaaaattttgaaatatgcagggaccaacggtcccctgcaacaGATTTTAAAATATGCAGATTTTGAAATTTGCTGGGAACCAACGGTTAGGGAACCGTtggttccttttttttaattaatttaaaaaaataaaaaaaattcaaaaaaaattaaaattaccggTTCAGAAAATGTAAACCGCCAGTTCATAAACCAGATGTGAAACGGCAGTTTTAcggtttaaaattatataaaccaaaaCTGAATCGtcaaaattaggttttagtTCCGGTTCAGTTCGGTTCTGGTTCTTCGGGTTTTATCCAGGCTGGTTCGTTCGGGTTCACAGGCCAAACcagcccgtggccaggtctagttCAAACAAATGGTGAGAAAGTCGTATAAAAAGGGTAGTGAAGTAAGAGAGGTTTCATTATCTCTCTTAACGCTGTTTTACAAATCAAACTTCAGAAAGCTAAAAGCTATTCTTCTTCATCTACAATGTCATCAGGTTTGTGGAGCCATGAATGTTCTCGCTAAATTGTGATATCCGCCGTTCTTTTGTACTAAAGCAAGATacttcttatttttcattttatttattctgCAATTTATCATCACAAATGCATGAATTCAACACAAGTTGAATGTGGTAACAAAATCCTTTCTAAATTTTTCTGAAAACAAAACATCATAAGGCTAAGAAATGTCTGCTAACTCCTTTTTGCTATGAATCGTTCCTTCATGAAGCTGAAGCGACGGTTGCTGTggcttttcttttctaaattgTTCAATGTTTGCAGTGGCAATTCAATCTCTGAGCTTCTCTCAACGCTTGGCACCGTCCAGTTACCGGCTGTCTCCGATTTCACTCCCCCGCATTTCTAGATTAAGCTTCCCCAGGTTTTCCGTTCCACGTGTTCCTAATATCAAATGCGTGTCTGTCTCCAGCAGCCCCTCACTAGGTAACAAATCCACTGTTTGGAGTAcgagaaaagaaaatttctgaaactgcttttttatttgttatctGTTTCACAAATCCAAAAGAGTTAATTGATACTGTGTTTGAACATGTTTTTTAATTGAGAATTCTTTCTCTTCTAATATGTTGTGCTTCCTCgacatgcaatttttttttaatataacgaACTACGAAGAGGTACCTTTCGGATTCTGAGATGCTATTTGTGGTCGTTTGTTTTAGCTCATGAAAAAACGAGATTTGCTGAAGCTTCTAAAAATGCAAATATTGTTCCATTATACCAATGCATATTTTCGGACAAGTTGACCCCAGTATTGGCATATCGTTGTCTCGTTAAAGAAGATAATAGAGAAGCCCCGAGTTTTCTTTGTGAGTCGGTGGAGCCGGGCTCTCGGGGTTGTACTGTTGTAAGAGCCTGTTTACTTGGTGTAATATTCGTAGGCCGTTTGTTTTCACTGTACGTTTTGTTGATTTGAAGTTGAATTGTTTGTTTCAGGGAAGATACAGCGTGGTTGGAGCTCAGCCAACCATGGAAATTGTCGCCAAAGAGAATAAGGTTACGATAATGGACCATGTGGCCGGCAGTGTGGTTGAGGAGGTTGTTGAGGATCCGATGATGATTCCCAGAAGCATCTCTGAGAGGTGGAAGCCTCAACTTGTTGATGAACTTCCTGATGCTTTTTGCGGTAAGAGAATTCATTTGGTCTCTTACTTGTATTTTCACTGCCCTGTAACGCCATACTCAGGATGCACTGGTTTTGTCTATTGTGAATAGGGGGTTGGGTCGGGTATTTCTCATATGATACGGTTCGCTATGTTGAGAACAAAAAGTTACCATTCTCAAATGCACCGGAGGATGACAGGAACCTTGCTGACATTCATCTAGGTCTCTATGAGGATGTGATTGTGTTTGATCACGTGGACAAGGTACTCTTTTCAAGTCGTTTTCATTTTGCTTGGATAATAAGGACCCATTTGGTCGGTACTTGGACATGATTGAGGCACAGGGGCTGAGGGTGAACTGACCATATGATTTGGATTTATAAACATAGAATTGTGCCCCTTACATTATTGGTATAAtgttatgttataaaataaattttcattcttcAAACAAGAAATCTCGTAGCGTTAGAGTCAGAGCAagttaattcaaacttgaaaaccaatttgattcaaatgaatTCGATTTAAGTGAATTTGTATTCGAATTCAAGTTtgagagttaaaaatttttaactttaaacttgagtttgaaataTGTTCGGTTCGTTA
Encoded here:
- the LOC123227741 gene encoding anthranilate synthase alpha subunit 1, chloroplastic-like isoform X2; amino-acid sequence: MSSVAIQSLSFSQRLVPSSYRLSPISLPRISRLSFPRFSVPRVPNIKCVSVSSSPSLASKNENIVPLYQCIFSDQLTPVLAYRCLVKEDNREAPSFLYESVEPGSRGCTVGRYSVVGAQPTMEIVAKENKVTIMDHVAGSVVEEVVEDPMMIPRSISERWKPQLVDELPDAFCGGWVGYFSYDTVRYVENKKLPFSNAPEDDRNLADIHLGLYEDVIVFDHVEKKVYVIHWVRLDQHSSVEKAYLDGIEHLEKLVNRLQHTDPPRLSPGCVDLCTHHFGPQLKESNMTSEAYKKTVLRAKEHIQAGDIFQIVLSQRFERRTYADPFEVYRALRIVNPSPYMTYLQARGCILVGSSPEILTRVKKNNIVNRPLAGTVRRGKSTVEDERMKMLLLSDEKQCAEHVMLVDLGRNDVGKVAKSGSVKVEKLMDVERYSHVMHISSTVTGELKENLDCWDALRAALPVGTVSGAPKVKAMELIDELEVNRRGPYSGGFGGVSFTGDMDIALALRTIVFQTGTPYDTLHSYKDANKRREWVAYLQAGAGVVADSDPDDEHRECQNKAAALARAIDLAESAFVNK
- the LOC123227741 gene encoding anthranilate synthase alpha subunit 1, chloroplastic-like isoform X1, which gives rise to MSSVAIQSLSFSQRLVPSSYRLSPISLPRISRLSFPRFSVPRVPNIKCVSVSSSPSLAHEKTRFAEASKNENIVPLYQCIFSDQLTPVLAYRCLVKEDNREAPSFLYESVEPGSRGCTVGRYSVVGAQPTMEIVAKENKVTIMDHVAGSVVEEVVEDPMMIPRSISERWKPQLVDELPDAFCGGWVGYFSYDTVRYVENKKLPFSNAPEDDRNLADIHLGLYEDVIVFDHVEKKVYVIHWVRLDQHSSVEKAYLDGIEHLEKLVNRLQHTDPPRLSPGCVDLCTHHFGPQLKESNMTSEAYKKTVLRAKEHIQAGDIFQIVLSQRFERRTYADPFEVYRALRIVNPSPYMTYLQARGCILVGSSPEILTRVKKNNIVNRPLAGTVRRGKSTVEDERMKMLLLSDEKQCAEHVMLVDLGRNDVGKVAKSGSVKVEKLMDVERYSHVMHISSTVTGELKENLDCWDALRAALPVGTVSGAPKVKAMELIDELEVNRRGPYSGGFGGVSFTGDMDIALALRTIVFQTGTPYDTLHSYKDANKRREWVAYLQAGAGVVADSDPDDEHRECQNKAAALARAIDLAESAFVNK